The Dictyoglomus sp. NZ13-RE01 genome contains a region encoding:
- a CDS encoding ABC transporter substrate-binding protein, translated as MRKIAIILLVLMLLSSLSFSQTKTIRIWAMGEEAKNLSVMTDKFTKETGIKVEVQALPWTAAFSKILTGIAGRQLPDMAMMGTTWMAPFAAMGAFEDLGKYISKSNVVKPDKFFSGSWETVVYGGKVYGVPWYVDVRVLYYRTDMLKEVGYEKAPDTWDELYDAIKKLAQKYGLGNCGLGLSPTEAANFMPFVWQNGGDVIDKNKNILVKNPEFVEALDFYARFYRENLVAKGGANVFVDFESGLLPMFFSGPWMVSMIKEQVPKITGKWAVAVMPKKKTRTSFVGGSNWVIFTTSKEKDSAWKFIEFMSKPENQLEWYRVLRNLPAVKETWNSPELANDPFTRVFGEQLKDAKSTPIVPEWDKIESALGRRVEEACLGKRDVKEAVELLYEDLRKVLKK; from the coding sequence ATGAGGAAAATAGCTATAATTCTTCTGGTTCTAATGCTTCTTTCTTCTCTTTCCTTTTCCCAAACTAAAACCATAAGAATTTGGGCAATGGGAGAAGAGGCGAAGAATCTAAGTGTAATGACGGATAAATTTACAAAAGAGACAGGAATAAAGGTAGAGGTTCAAGCACTTCCTTGGACTGCAGCTTTCAGTAAGATTTTAACAGGTATTGCAGGTAGACAGCTCCCAGATATGGCTATGATGGGAACCACTTGGATGGCACCTTTTGCTGCTATGGGAGCTTTTGAGGACCTTGGTAAATATATATCAAAATCTAATGTAGTAAAACCTGATAAATTCTTTTCAGGCTCTTGGGAAACAGTTGTTTATGGCGGAAAGGTTTATGGAGTACCATGGTATGTAGATGTGAGAGTTTTATACTATAGAACGGATATGCTTAAGGAGGTAGGATACGAAAAGGCTCCAGATACATGGGATGAGCTTTATGACGCAATTAAGAAGCTTGCCCAAAAGTATGGTCTTGGAAATTGTGGCTTGGGCTTAAGTCCTACAGAAGCTGCCAACTTTATGCCTTTTGTTTGGCAGAATGGTGGGGATGTTATAGATAAGAATAAAAACATTCTTGTAAAGAACCCTGAGTTTGTTGAAGCTCTTGATTTCTATGCAAGATTTTATAGAGAAAATCTTGTGGCAAAAGGTGGAGCCAATGTATTCGTAGATTTTGAATCCGGGCTTCTTCCCATGTTCTTTTCTGGACCTTGGATGGTCTCCATGATAAAGGAGCAGGTTCCTAAGATTACAGGAAAATGGGCAGTTGCTGTAATGCCAAAGAAAAAGACGAGAACATCCTTTGTAGGAGGATCAAACTGGGTAATATTTACCACATCAAAAGAGAAGGATTCTGCATGGAAATTTATAGAGTTTATGTCAAAACCTGAAAATCAGTTGGAGTGGTATAGGGTTTTAAGGAATCTTCCTGCAGTAAAAGAAACTTGGAATAGTCCTGAGCTTGCCAATGATCCCTTTACAAGAGTGTTTGGAGAACAGTTAAAGGATGCAAAATCAACACCAATCGTGCCAGAGTGGGATAAAATTGAATCAGCCTTAGGAAGAAGAGTAGAGGAAGCATGTCTTGGAAAAAGAGATGTAAAAGAGGCTGTAGAACTTTTATATGAAGACCTAAGAAAAGTTTTGAAGAAGTAG